From the Desulfovibrio sp. JY genome, one window contains:
- a CDS encoding DUF3365 domain-containing protein, producing MAKQHPKTIKHRFVVGLSVIMAVLGMFFAVVISMNLRNQLVTDTEHKASLVLSQAEAVQTYIRHVLRPSMYELLPPDGFLLEAMSTSFVTRRVMSDLNAQGDQFRYRRVAVRARNPDYEADAFERALIDRFAKDPELTRVEEITERDGEEVFVAARPVRLEASCLHCHGDPAVAPKALIDRYGDKRGFWRHENELVGVDAVTMPVAGALGQIKGATFSFVALFALGLGVFYLTVQLFFDRLVVVNLRRVTDVMRRYFPKEVGEEPSEPPGEGEIEEIYAGIEAFASRLKEARGKIEDHAQDLERTVTARTKELAHEADERRSDVALFVELLSILNMSQTRAELLTGALARIAERFGARAVAYECEFSGGGSVSWPPGETPPPPPAAWRKLVAEDRLHLAGDAAFIPVRTTDVSRGLLRLYFPPDGPGPDSEAAELYRAIGQQLGIALENLDAINSLLGQNALLGSIFDGISDPLALVDSSFGIILANEPARELARALQQELAGAVALPPVAVPGAPLRLPPEVFGPTPGDDAVGAAAMVRIDPTISTIDLPDGRSFAVTRYPLASPNGQDGRMVVYARENTAERRMREQMRQTEKLVAVGKLAAGLAHEINNPLGVIACYAELLRQNETDPQALDDLAVIERHAVMAKKVLRDLLDFARPRQASTGPCDIAALLKSLSRLFEVQAQARKVRLETSIAANLPVARADASALEQVLSNLLLNALDAVSPETGEVRIAARPGPDDDSVSILVSDNGPGIPPEDLTRIFDPFFTTKEAGRGSGLGLAVVFGLLRDMGGRVEVENADGAVFTVILPACGPACQEEAS from the coding sequence ATGGCCAAGCAGCACCCCAAAACCATTAAACATCGCTTCGTGGTCGGCCTTTCCGTCATCATGGCCGTGCTCGGCATGTTCTTTGCCGTGGTCATTTCCATGAACCTGCGCAACCAGCTCGTCACCGACACCGAGCACAAGGCCTCGCTGGTGCTCTCCCAGGCCGAGGCGGTCCAGACCTACATCCGCCACGTCCTGCGGCCGTCCATGTACGAGCTTTTGCCCCCGGACGGATTCCTGCTCGAGGCCATGTCCACCTCGTTCGTCACGCGCCGGGTGATGAGCGACCTAAACGCCCAGGGCGACCAGTTCCGCTACCGCCGGGTGGCGGTGCGGGCGCGAAACCCCGATTACGAGGCCGACGCCTTCGAGCGGGCGCTCATCGACCGGTTCGCCAAGGACCCGGAGCTGACACGGGTGGAGGAAATCACCGAACGCGACGGGGAAGAGGTGTTCGTGGCCGCCCGGCCGGTGCGCCTGGAGGCCTCGTGCCTGCACTGCCACGGCGACCCGGCCGTCGCGCCCAAGGCGCTCATCGACCGCTACGGGGACAAGCGGGGCTTCTGGCGACACGAGAACGAGCTTGTGGGTGTGGACGCCGTGACCATGCCCGTGGCCGGGGCGTTGGGGCAGATCAAGGGGGCGACCTTCAGCTTCGTGGCCCTTTTCGCCCTGGGGCTCGGCGTCTTTTACCTGACGGTGCAGCTTTTCTTCGACCGGCTGGTGGTGGTCAACCTGCGCCGGGTCACGGACGTGATGCGCCGCTATTTCCCCAAGGAAGTCGGCGAGGAGCCGAGCGAGCCTCCGGGCGAAGGCGAGATCGAGGAAATCTACGCCGGCATCGAGGCCTTTGCCTCGCGGCTCAAGGAGGCGCGCGGCAAGATCGAGGACCACGCCCAGGACCTGGAGCGCACGGTCACGGCCAGAACGAAGGAACTCGCCCACGAGGCCGACGAGCGCCGCTCCGACGTGGCGCTTTTCGTGGAGCTTTTAAGCATCCTCAACATGTCCCAGACCAGGGCCGAGCTTTTGACCGGCGCCCTGGCCCGCATCGCCGAACGCTTCGGCGCCCGGGCCGTGGCCTACGAGTGCGAATTTTCCGGCGGCGGGTCGGTTTCCTGGCCGCCCGGGGAGACCCCGCCGCCGCCCCCTGCCGCGTGGCGCAAGCTGGTGGCCGAGGACCGCCTGCATCTGGCCGGCGATGCGGCCTTTATCCCGGTGCGCACGACAGACGTCAGCCGGGGACTTTTGCGCCTCTACTTTCCGCCCGACGGTCCCGGCCCGGACAGCGAGGCCGCCGAACTCTACCGGGCCATCGGCCAGCAACTCGGCATCGCCCTGGAAAACCTCGACGCCATCAATTCGCTTTTGGGCCAAAACGCCCTGCTCGGCTCCATCTTCGACGGCATCTCCGATCCGCTGGCCCTGGTCGACAGTTCCTTCGGCATCATCCTGGCCAACGAACCGGCCCGGGAACTGGCCAGGGCGCTGCAACAGGAGCTTGCCGGCGCGGTCGCCCTGCCGCCCGTGGCCGTCCCCGGAGCCCCCCTGCGCCTGCCGCCGGAAGTCTTCGGCCCCACTCCGGGCGACGACGCGGTCGGCGCCGCCGCCATGGTGCGCATCGACCCGACCATTTCCACCATCGACCTGCCCGACGGCCGCTCGTTCGCCGTCACCCGCTATCCCCTGGCCTCCCCCAACGGCCAGGACGGGCGCATGGTGGTCTACGCCCGCGAAAACACGGCTGAACGGCGCATGCGCGAACAGATGCGCCAGACCGAAAAGCTCGTGGCCGTGGGCAAGCTGGCCGCCGGGCTGGCCCACGAGATCAACAACCCCCTTGGCGTCATCGCCTGCTATGCCGAGCTGTTGCGCCAAAACGAGACCGATCCCCAGGCCCTGGACGACCTGGCCGTCATCGAACGCCACGCCGTCATGGCCAAGAAAGTCCTGCGCGACCTGCTCGATTTCGCCCGGCCAAGACAGGCCTCCACCGGCCCCTGCGACATCGCCGCGCTCTTAAAAAGCCTCTCGCGCCTGTTCGAAGTCCAGGCCCAAGCCCGAAAAGTGCGCCTCGAAACCAGCATCGCCGCCAACCTGCCCGTGGCCAGGGCCGATGCCTCGGCCTTGGAACAGGTGCTGTCCAACCTGCTTTTAAACGCCCTGGACGCGGTCTCCCCGGAAACGGGCGAGGTCCGCATCGCCGCCCGTCCCGGCCCGGACGACGACAGCGTCAGCATCCTGGTCTCGGACAACGGCCCGGGCATCCCCCCGGAAGACCTGACGCGCATCTTCGACCCGTTTTTCACCACCAAGGAGGCCGGACGCGGCTCGGGCCTGGGATTGGCCGTGGTGTTCGGCCTGCTGCGCGACATGGGCGGCCGGGTGGAAGTGGAAAACGCCGACGGCGCGGTCTTCACCGTCATCCTGCCGGCCTGCGGGCCCGCCTGTCAGGAGGAAGCCTCATGA
- a CDS encoding sigma-54 dependent transcriptional regulator: MNGTPRVLIVDDQPDFAKGLVRLLAKKLPGASLGCVLSGEEALADLARAPCAVLVTDLRMPGISGLDLLGAALERDANLGVVLLTAHGDIDTAVAALKAGAYDFLTKPVDSEHLARVIAKGLERAELLAENIRLRAVVAACGGETGLLGQSPAMEQVKEAIAAVAGSDYTVLIRGESGTGKELAARAVHSLSRRASGPFLSVNCPAIPDQLLESELFGHVRGAFTGAERDRRGLFTSANGGVIVLDEIGDIPMSVQTKLLRVLQEREVRPVGSNKSVPVDVRILASTNQDLESKIADKTFREDLYYRLNVLTVRLPPLRERREDIPLLATAFLARACRETGIGEKGFSAEGLAALSGREWPGNVRELLNFVRRLTVFCRGDVIGPAAIAAADPGQGDPADADNDDDTPTPYLEAKARVVDAFTRRYVERLLGQTHGNVSEAARVSGLERVSLQKILRRLGIAADGYR; this comes from the coding sequence ATGAACGGCACACCCCGTGTGCTCATCGTCGACGACCAGCCGGATTTCGCCAAGGGGCTCGTGCGGCTTCTGGCCAAGAAACTGCCGGGCGCATCCCTTGGCTGCGTGCTCTCGGGCGAGGAAGCCCTGGCCGACCTCGCCCGCGCCCCCTGCGCCGTGCTGGTGACCGACCTGCGCATGCCCGGCATCTCAGGCCTGGACCTGCTGGGGGCCGCCCTTGAGCGCGACGCCAACCTGGGCGTGGTCCTTCTCACCGCCCACGGCGACATCGACACCGCCGTGGCCGCGCTCAAGGCTGGCGCCTACGATTTCCTGACCAAACCCGTGGACTCCGAACACCTGGCCCGGGTCATCGCCAAGGGCCTGGAACGGGCGGAACTGCTGGCCGAAAACATTCGGCTGCGGGCGGTGGTCGCGGCCTGTGGCGGCGAGACCGGCCTGCTCGGCCAGTCGCCAGCCATGGAGCAGGTCAAGGAAGCCATCGCCGCCGTGGCCGGCTCGGACTACACCGTGCTCATCCGGGGCGAATCCGGCACCGGCAAGGAACTGGCCGCCCGGGCCGTGCACAGCCTGTCGCGGCGCGCCTCGGGACCGTTTCTCTCGGTCAACTGCCCGGCCATCCCGGACCAACTCCTCGAAAGCGAACTCTTCGGTCACGTGCGCGGCGCGTTCACCGGCGCCGAACGCGACCGGCGCGGGCTTTTCACCTCCGCCAACGGCGGCGTCATCGTGCTCGACGAAATCGGCGACATCCCCATGAGCGTGCAGACCAAACTCCTGCGCGTGCTCCAGGAACGCGAGGTGCGCCCCGTCGGCTCCAACAAGTCCGTTCCCGTGGACGTGCGCATCCTGGCCTCCACCAACCAGGACCTGGAAAGCAAAATCGCCGACAAGACCTTCCGCGAAGACCTCTACTACCGCTTGAACGTTTTGACCGTGCGCCTGCCGCCCCTGCGCGAGCGCCGCGAGGACATCCCGCTTCTGGCCACCGCCTTTCTGGCCCGGGCCTGCCGTGAAACCGGCATAGGCGAAAAGGGATTCTCCGCCGAAGGCCTTGCCGCCCTGTCCGGCCGGGAATGGCCCGGCAACGTGCGCGAACTGCTCAACTTCGTGCGCCGGCTCACCGTCTTCTGCCGGGGCGACGTCATCGGTCCCGCCGCCATCGCCGCCGCCGACCCTGGCCAGGGCGACCCGGCCGATGCCGATAACGACGACGACACCCCCACGCCCTACCTCGAAGCCAAGGCCCGGGTCGTCGACGCCTTCACCCGGCGCTATGTCGAACGGCTGCTGGGCCAGACCCACGGCAACGTCTCCGAAGCGGCAAGGGTTTCGGGACTGGAACGCGTGTCATTGCAGAAGATATTGCGCCGGTTGGGCATCGCGGCCGACGGGTATCGGTAG
- a CDS encoding LysE family translocator: MTLPLYLAFIVAASVLLVFPGPTVLMVIGYGLAEGRKSVWSLVTGVCLGDAVACAGSLAGLGALLSASAAAFTVVKVVGAVYLVWLGIGMLRSGNDAAMSPAPCPAGRKFVHAFTVTVLNPKTILFFVAFLPQFVSPQAPALPQLAFLGTTFVLLGAVNTTAYALLAGTIGGRIRDPRFVGTLRRVGGGSLIGAGVLTAVAVKR, from the coding sequence ATGACATTACCATTGTATCTGGCGTTTATCGTGGCGGCCTCCGTTCTGCTCGTTTTTCCCGGTCCCACCGTGCTCATGGTCATCGGCTACGGTCTGGCCGAGGGCCGCAAATCCGTCTGGTCCCTGGTGACCGGCGTGTGCCTTGGCGACGCCGTGGCCTGCGCCGGCTCCCTGGCCGGACTCGGCGCGCTGCTCTCCGCCTCGGCCGCCGCCTTCACCGTGGTCAAGGTCGTCGGCGCGGTCTATCTCGTCTGGCTCGGCATCGGTATGCTGCGCTCGGGCAACGATGCCGCCATGTCCCCGGCTCCATGCCCGGCCGGGCGCAAATTCGTCCATGCCTTCACGGTCACCGTGCTCAATCCCAAGACCATCCTCTTCTTCGTGGCCTTCCTGCCCCAGTTCGTGAGCCCGCAGGCCCCGGCCCTGCCGCAACTGGCGTTTCTCGGCACGACCTTCGTCCTGCTTGGCGCGGTCAACACCACCGCCTACGCGCTGCTCGCCGGCACCATCGGCGGCCGCATCCGCGATCCCCGCTTCGTCGGCACGCTGCGCCGCGTCGGCGGTGGGTCGCTCATCGGCGCGGGGGTGCTGACGGCCGTGGCGGTGAAGCGATAG
- a CDS encoding AAA family ATPase: protein MSRRYRPINLPAPYLKRIWLDTSSVPDPKAYPFCLPLFVPGFELSFDKAITIVVGENGTGKSTLLEGIAALAGYDDAGGGKGYMPVDHSGALEVSGGRLADALRASWLPKITTGWFFKAESFFTVARYLDRAAIEAFGVPPDFLSHSHGEGFLRFFDERCDRQGIFIFDEPESALSPSRQVLFLRLLRRMERMGRCQVIMATHSPLLMAYPSARLLLLSKSGLEPVRVEQTEHFKLLRDFCADPAAFVESELEGAPGDDSPGQA, encoded by the coding sequence ATGAGTCGGAGATACCGTCCCATCAACCTGCCGGCGCCCTACCTCAAGCGGATCTGGCTGGACACGTCTTCGGTCCCCGACCCGAAAGCGTATCCATTTTGTCTGCCGCTTTTTGTGCCCGGATTCGAGTTGTCCTTCGACAAGGCGATCACGATCGTCGTGGGAGAGAACGGCACCGGTAAATCAACGCTCCTCGAGGGTATCGCGGCCCTGGCGGGGTACGACGATGCCGGCGGCGGCAAGGGCTACATGCCGGTGGACCATTCCGGGGCGCTCGAAGTGAGCGGCGGACGCCTTGCCGACGCGCTTCGGGCGAGCTGGCTGCCGAAGATCACCACGGGTTGGTTTTTTAAGGCCGAGAGCTTCTTTACGGTCGCCCGCTATCTTGATCGGGCCGCGATCGAGGCCTTCGGGGTGCCGCCGGATTTTCTCTCCCATTCGCATGGGGAAGGTTTCCTCCGTTTTTTTGACGAACGGTGCGACCGCCAAGGCATCTTCATTTTTGACGAACCGGAATCGGCGCTTTCTCCATCCCGGCAAGTCCTGTTTCTGAGGTTGCTGCGTCGTATGGAGCGGATGGGGCGGTGTCAGGTGATCATGGCGACACATTCTCCGTTGCTTATGGCCTATCCCTCCGCCCGACTCCTGCTCCTCTCCAAGTCCGGCCTCGAACCCGTGCGCGTGGAGCAGACCGAACATTTCAAATTGCTTCGCGACTTTTGCGCGGATCCGGCCGCATTCGTGGAATCGGAGCTGGAAGGAGCACCCGGAGACGACTCTCCGGGACAGGCTTGA
- a CDS encoding radical SAM protein: protein MSETRRARVHFGLDRPEVRDFGGRLPVALAVPGAEALALSALGWQAVWRLLTDDPALAVERVFCRPGEAPVAEDSGRPLTDFPVIAFSLCYEEDYLPVAAALTAADIPLRRDKRPDFPIVMGGGPLAFLNPAPILPALDLLFVGEAEAGLAEVLAALRRAVLSGADKAACLAAVAHMPGVLVPGLSRTPVVRACAVESDAATLLADPAHSCFVSGHAAFRDMFLVEVNRGCPYGCRFCAAGYVYRPPRQARMDRMQALIEDVSPRKVGLVGTALTDWPDLLPFLAWLRERGTKFSLSSVRADGITPELLTILRQAGLRTLTLALEAPSERLRRAANKHLSLDALLNAVALAGKYGINHLKFYLIVGWPGELPEDFDDLAPLLARVAEAASIGKGKRGVAHATLSVNPLVPKPATPMQWAPMASVATIEAAYARVREAAKPLPGFRVEVENASMARMQGLLARGDERLFPLIEAAAVSGSFRRALATWDGDEAFYLDRQRDKDEAFPWDIVDIGVSRDFLWREWERYQQGIPTAKCPPDGCAACKRCR, encoded by the coding sequence TTGAGCGAAACGAGGCGGGCAAGGGTCCATTTCGGCCTGGACAGGCCCGAGGTGCGGGATTTCGGCGGACGACTTCCCGTGGCCCTGGCCGTACCCGGCGCGGAGGCCCTCGCCCTGTCGGCCCTGGGCTGGCAGGCCGTCTGGAGACTGCTGACGGACGATCCGGCCCTGGCCGTGGAACGGGTCTTCTGCCGCCCGGGCGAGGCCCCCGTGGCCGAGGATTCCGGTCGACCCCTGACCGACTTTCCGGTCATCGCCTTTTCGCTGTGCTACGAGGAAGACTACCTGCCCGTGGCGGCTGCCCTGACCGCCGCGGATATCCCCCTTCGACGCGACAAGCGGCCCGATTTTCCCATCGTCATGGGAGGCGGGCCGCTTGCCTTTCTCAATCCCGCGCCCATCCTGCCGGCCCTGGACCTGCTTTTCGTGGGCGAGGCCGAGGCCGGACTGGCCGAGGTCCTGGCTGCGCTGCGCCGGGCCGTTTTGTCCGGCGCGGACAAGGCCGCCTGCCTTGCCGCCGTGGCCCATATGCCGGGCGTGCTCGTCCCGGGGCTCAGCCGCACCCCGGTCGTGCGGGCCTGCGCCGTGGAATCCGACGCGGCCACGCTGCTGGCCGATCCGGCCCATTCCTGCTTCGTCTCGGGCCACGCGGCCTTTCGCGACATGTTCCTGGTCGAGGTCAATCGCGGCTGTCCCTACGGCTGCCGCTTTTGCGCCGCCGGCTACGTCTACAGGCCGCCCAGGCAGGCCCGTATGGACCGGATGCAGGCGCTTATCGAGGACGTTTCGCCGCGCAAGGTCGGCCTTGTCGGCACGGCGTTGACCGACTGGCCCGACCTGCTGCCGTTTCTCGCCTGGCTGCGGGAGCGGGGCACTAAGTTCTCGCTTTCCTCGGTGCGCGCCGACGGCATCACCCCCGAGCTGTTGACCATCCTGCGCCAGGCTGGCCTTCGCACCCTGACGCTGGCTCTGGAAGCGCCGAGCGAGCGATTGCGCCGCGCCGCCAACAAGCACCTGAGCCTGGACGCGCTGTTAAATGCCGTCGCCCTGGCCGGGAAATACGGCATCAACCACTTGAAGTTCTACTTGATCGTTGGCTGGCCCGGGGAGCTTCCCGAAGACTTCGACGACCTGGCCCCGCTTTTGGCGCGCGTGGCCGAGGCCGCCTCCATCGGCAAGGGCAAGCGCGGCGTGGCCCACGCCACCCTGTCCGTCAATCCGCTGGTGCCCAAACCGGCAACGCCCATGCAGTGGGCCCCCATGGCCTCGGTCGCCACCATCGAGGCGGCCTACGCCCGGGTCCGTGAAGCCGCCAAGCCGCTGCCCGGGTTCCGCGTGGAAGTGGAGAACGCTTCCATGGCCCGCATGCAGGGACTGCTGGCCCGGGGCGACGAACGCCTTTTCCCGCTCATCGAGGCGGCGGCCGTCTCCGGCAGCTTTCGCCGGGCGCTTGCGACCTGGGACGGGGACGAGGCCTTCTACTTGGACCGCCAACGCGACAAGGATGAAGCCTTCCCCTGGGATATCGTCGATATCGGCGTTTCCCGCGACTTTCTCTGGCGTGAATGGGAACGCTACCAACAAGGCATCCCCACAGCCAAATGCCCGCCGGACGGCTGCGCGGCCTGCAAGCGCTGTCGGTAA
- the ftsZ gene encoding cell division protein FtsZ, whose amino-acid sequence MEYLELEQGSNARIKVVGCGGGGGNAVENMICSAMSGVTFITANTDIQALQKSQAEYRIQLGEKLTKGLGAGANPDVGRDAALESIDAIREAIGDCDMVFVTAGMGGGTGTGAAPVVAQVAKEAGALTVAVVTKPFYFEGKKRLLSAEKGVQSLRDVVDSIITIPNDRLLSLASKKATFIEMLKKADEILYFAVKGISDLIMVPGLINLDFADVKAVMSEMGLAMMGFGTARGESRAREAALKAITSPLLEDVTIDGARGVLMNITCGPDLTIEEVDEAASTVTEAVHEDAKVFFGTVFDPDATDEMRITVIATGIESAMQRDATPQQKVVEQKSVEVITQLARQKSSGGAPTNPGSGGGGGGVQSPRSVRVLSTQQANDYNIPAYLRKGGKKGNPEAALNQAPIKTQPVGEEEFLFDEEEFEIPSFIRMQAD is encoded by the coding sequence ATGGAATACTTGGAACTGGAACAAGGGTCGAACGCCCGCATCAAGGTCGTCGGATGCGGCGGCGGCGGCGGCAACGCCGTTGAAAACATGATCTGCTCGGCCATGTCCGGTGTGACCTTCATCACGGCCAACACCGATATCCAGGCCTTGCAGAAGTCCCAGGCGGAGTACCGCATCCAGCTCGGCGAGAAGCTGACCAAGGGTCTTGGCGCGGGAGCCAACCCCGACGTCGGCCGCGACGCGGCGCTGGAAAGCATCGACGCCATTCGCGAGGCCATCGGCGATTGCGACATGGTCTTCGTCACCGCCGGCATGGGCGGCGGCACCGGCACCGGCGCGGCTCCGGTCGTGGCCCAGGTGGCCAAGGAGGCCGGCGCGCTCACCGTGGCCGTCGTGACCAAACCTTTTTATTTCGAGGGCAAGAAACGGCTGCTTTCGGCCGAAAAAGGCGTTCAGTCGCTTCGGGACGTGGTGGACTCCATCATCACCATCCCCAACGACCGCCTGCTTTCGCTGGCCTCGAAAAAAGCCACCTTCATCGAGATGCTCAAAAAGGCCGACGAGATCCTCTACTTCGCGGTCAAGGGCATTTCCGACCTCATCATGGTCCCGGGGTTGATCAACCTCGACTTCGCCGACGTCAAGGCCGTTATGAGCGAAATGGGACTGGCCATGATGGGATTCGGCACCGCGCGCGGCGAATCCCGCGCCCGCGAGGCGGCGCTCAAGGCCATCACCAGCCCGCTTTTGGAAGACGTCACTATCGACGGCGCCCGCGGCGTGCTCATGAACATCACCTGCGGCCCGGACCTGACCATCGAGGAAGTGGACGAAGCCGCCTCCACCGTCACCGAGGCCGTCCACGAGGACGCCAAGGTCTTTTTCGGCACGGTCTTCGATCCCGACGCCACCGACGAGATGCGCATCACCGTCATCGCCACCGGCATCGAGTCCGCCATGCAGCGCGACGCGACGCCGCAGCAGAAGGTCGTCGAGCAAAAGTCCGTGGAGGTCATCACCCAGCTGGCGCGGCAAAAGTCCTCCGGCGGCGCGCCCACCAACCCCGGCAGCGGCGGCGGTGGCGGCGGCGTCCAGAGCCCGCGCAGCGTGCGCGTGCTGTCCACCCAGCAGGCCAACGACTACAATATCCCGGCCTACCTGCGCAAAGGCGGCAAGAAGGGCAACCCCGAGGCGGCCCTGAACCAGGCCCCGATCAAGACCCAGCCTGTGGGCGAGGAAGAATTCCTCTTCGATGAGGAGGAATTCGAAATCCCTTCCTTCATCCGCATGCAGGCGGATTAG